A DNA window from Niabella yanshanensis contains the following coding sequences:
- a CDS encoding DUF5683 domain-containing protein: MHVVTKLFLSALLYTLLQVGGAHAQTVDTTVARQLMAAKDSVPKPTIKNPAFRETDSAKLRDPNARIPRVAAIRSAILPGWGQIYNKKLWYVKVPVIYAALGITGGIFVNNITWYNRTKYAYRVAINIQQGKDSLTGAAYGKVYESLKRVFFEGSQGIQPEYLRTNRDYFRKNVDYAAIYFVIAWGLNVVEAAVGAHLSSFDVSPDLTFKIHPGYSEMAQTAGISLVLKVK; the protein is encoded by the coding sequence ATGCATGTAGTTACAAAACTTTTTCTTTCTGCTTTATTATACACACTATTGCAGGTGGGTGGTGCCCATGCGCAAACTGTTGATACCACAGTTGCACGTCAGTTAATGGCTGCAAAGGACTCTGTACCAAAGCCCACTATTAAAAACCCCGCTTTCAGGGAAACAGATAGCGCCAAGCTAAGAGACCCCAATGCCCGCATCCCGAGGGTAGCGGCAATCAGGTCTGCTATTCTGCCAGGCTGGGGGCAGATCTATAATAAGAAGCTCTGGTATGTAAAAGTACCGGTTATCTATGCCGCGTTGGGTATTACCGGTGGCATATTCGTTAACAATATAACCTGGTATAACCGTACCAAATATGCATACCGGGTCGCCATCAACATACAGCAGGGGAAAGATTCATTGACAGGTGCTGCATATGGCAAGGTGTATGAAAGCCTGAAGCGCGTTTTTTTTGAGGGAAGCCAGGGCATTCAGCCGGAGTATTTACGTACTAACAGGGACTATTTCAGGAAAAATGTGGACTATGCAGCCATCTATTTTGTTATTGCATGGGGCCTAAATGTGGTGGAAGCTGCAGTGGGGGCTCATTTGAGCAGCTTTGATGTATCTCCCGACCTGACGTTTAAAATACACCCCGGCTACAGTGAAATGGCGCAAACAGCAGGCATTAGTTTGGTATTAAAAGTTAAATAA
- a CDS encoding ParB/RepB/Spo0J family partition protein, with protein sequence MATQKSNKDALGKGIRSLLGSIDAELKSGTGDLKKTVVEAATNISKIPVSEIETNPKQPRTDFDEQALQELAQSIRIHDIIQPLTVSKMANGKYRLIAGERRLRASKIAGLKEVPAYIRQANDAELLELALLENLQREDLNAVEVALSYKRMMDELEYTQDQVAERMGKDRSTVANFIRLLKLPPDIQLAVRSSVISMGHARALINVDTVDRQLFIYKEIKEKGLSVRQTEELVRNLYKESGAAKKPAKSSLSAPFQRIEDKLATQFDTRVKLKHSSKGNGQITFDYYSVEELNKLLQNFNVSID encoded by the coding sequence ATGGCTACACAAAAATCGAATAAAGACGCACTAGGAAAAGGTATCCGTTCGCTGCTGGGCAGTATTGACGCGGAGTTGAAAAGTGGTACCGGGGATCTAAAAAAAACAGTAGTAGAGGCAGCAACTAATATTTCCAAGATACCTGTGTCGGAAATAGAGACGAATCCTAAGCAACCGCGTACTGATTTTGATGAGCAGGCATTACAGGAGTTGGCTCAATCGATCAGGATCCATGACATCATTCAGCCGCTTACCGTTTCCAAAATGGCAAACGGCAAATACAGGTTGATTGCGGGTGAGCGCCGCCTGCGTGCTTCAAAAATAGCGGGGTTAAAAGAAGTGCCGGCTTATATAAGGCAGGCCAATGATGCCGAGTTGCTGGAGCTGGCCCTGCTGGAGAATTTACAACGCGAAGATCTCAATGCGGTAGAAGTAGCTTTAAGCTACAAACGTATGATGGACGAGCTGGAATACACGCAGGACCAGGTTGCGGAGAGAATGGGTAAGGACCGGAGCACGGTTGCCAATTTTATCAGGTTGCTGAAGCTGCCGCCCGATATTCAGCTGGCAGTGAGAAGCAGCGTCATTTCAATGGGCCATGCACGTGCGTTGATCAATGTAGATACAGTAGACAGGCAGTTATTCATATATAAAGAAATTAAAGAAAAAGGATTGTCTGTAAGGCAAACCGAAGAGCTCGTAAGAAACCTTTATAAAGAAAGCGGCGCAGCGAAGAAGCCGGCCAAAAGCAGCTTGTCAGCCCCGTTTCAGCGTATTGAGGATAAACTGGCAACTCAGTTTGATACGCGTGTAAAGTTGAAACATAGCTCCAAGGGCAACGGGCAGATTACCTTTGATTATTATTCCGTAGAAGAGCTCAATAAGCTGTTGCAAAACTTTAACGTGTCTATCGACTAA
- the lon gene encoding endopeptidase La, with protein MDFSKVFLKPEDDMDFMPILPLNENENDDSQDIIPDEIAILPLRNTVLFPGVVLPITVGRDKSIQAVNDAYKGDKLVGVVAQKDSNIEEPGIDDLEKIGSIAKIIKLIKMPDGGTTVIIQGRSKFSIDEITTEDPYFKARTSRVTENEVPTDGDFEAYISNIKDIATNIIQQSPNLPSEATLILKNIESPVFLIHFVSSNLNTSIQEKQKLLELTDIKQRAVNLMELLQKELQFVELKNKVTNKTRTELDKQQREYFLQQQLKSIKEELGGDSNSQEIKEMQKKAELKNWPATAKEAFKKGIEKLERMHPSTPDYSVVYNHVDLMLDLPWNEYTDDQYDLKNAQKTLDNDHYGMAKIKERILEYLAVLKLKGDMKSPILCFFGPPGIGKTSLGKSIASALGRKYIRLSLGGLHDESEIRGHRKTYIGAMPGRILQSLRKAKSSNPVIVLDEIDKVGNDFRGDPSSALLEVLDPEQNNTFYDNYLELEYDLSKVLFIATANNLQNIQPALRDRLEIINLSGYAIEEKIEIAKRHLVPKQKEMHGIPKSSFKIGDKVLERLIADYTRESGVRELDRMIASIMRNRAKKIAMEEVLNTSLSAEELQQILGKPKYSSDLYKAVNTPGVAVGLAWTYVGGDILFIEASLSDGKGDLSLTGNLGNVMKESATTALSYLKSHAAQYNIDPAVFGKKSIHIHVPEGATPKDGPSAGITMMTAIASALTGKKIKPFLAMTGEITLRGQVLPVGGIKEKILAAKRAGLKEIILCAQNEKDVAEVEASFIKGLKFHYVDKMEEVLTIALQNK; from the coding sequence ATGGATTTTAGCAAAGTGTTTTTGAAGCCTGAAGATGATATGGATTTTATGCCGATACTTCCGCTTAATGAAAATGAAAATGACGACAGCCAGGATATTATTCCTGACGAAATAGCTATACTACCGCTTAGAAATACCGTTTTATTTCCGGGAGTAGTTTTACCCATCACGGTTGGACGTGACAAAAGCATCCAGGCTGTAAATGATGCCTACAAGGGTGATAAACTGGTAGGCGTGGTAGCCCAGAAAGATTCGAATATCGAGGAGCCGGGAATTGATGACCTGGAAAAAATAGGGTCGATCGCAAAAATCATTAAACTGATCAAAATGCCTGATGGCGGCACTACTGTTATTATACAGGGCCGCAGTAAGTTTTCGATCGACGAGATTACTACTGAAGACCCCTATTTCAAAGCCAGGACCAGCCGGGTAACCGAGAACGAAGTACCTACTGACGGGGATTTTGAAGCCTATATATCCAATATAAAAGATATTGCTACCAATATCATTCAGCAGTCGCCCAACCTGCCTTCCGAAGCAACGTTGATCCTTAAGAACATTGAAAGCCCTGTTTTCCTGATCCACTTTGTAAGCAGCAACCTCAATACCTCTATTCAGGAGAAGCAAAAGCTCCTGGAACTAACAGATATCAAGCAGCGTGCTGTAAACCTGATGGAACTGTTGCAAAAAGAGCTGCAGTTTGTAGAACTGAAAAACAAAGTAACTAACAAAACCCGCACGGAGCTTGATAAACAACAGCGCGAATATTTCCTTCAACAGCAACTTAAAAGTATTAAAGAAGAATTAGGCGGTGATTCCAACTCCCAGGAAATAAAAGAAATGCAGAAAAAGGCAGAACTTAAGAACTGGCCTGCTACTGCTAAAGAAGCTTTCAAGAAAGGGATCGAGAAGCTGGAAAGAATGCACCCCAGCACACCCGACTATTCAGTAGTGTACAACCATGTGGACCTGATGCTGGACCTGCCGTGGAACGAATATACCGATGACCAGTATGATCTGAAAAATGCGCAGAAAACCCTGGACAATGATCACTATGGTATGGCAAAGATCAAAGAGCGGATATTGGAATACCTGGCTGTTTTAAAGTTGAAAGGAGACATGAAGAGCCCGATACTATGCTTTTTTGGTCCTCCCGGTATTGGAAAAACTTCTTTGGGCAAAAGTATCGCCAGCGCACTGGGACGTAAATACATCCGTTTAAGCCTGGGTGGCCTGCATGATGAGAGTGAAATACGCGGGCATCGTAAAACCTATATTGGCGCTATGCCGGGCCGTATACTGCAATCTTTACGCAAGGCCAAGAGCAGCAACCCGGTGATTGTATTGGATGAAATTGACAAAGTGGGTAACGATTTCAGGGGAGACCCCAGCAGCGCTTTACTGGAAGTTTTAGATCCGGAACAGAACAATACTTTTTATGATAATTACCTGGAACTGGAATATGACCTGAGTAAGGTATTGTTTATTGCCACTGCTAATAACCTGCAAAATATTCAGCCTGCTTTAAGAGACAGATTAGAGATCATTAACCTGAGTGGCTATGCCATTGAAGAAAAAATAGAAATTGCCAAGCGCCACCTGGTGCCCAAGCAGAAAGAAATGCATGGCATCCCTAAAAGCAGCTTCAAAATTGGCGATAAAGTATTAGAACGCCTGATTGCAGACTATACACGGGAAAGCGGCGTACGTGAACTGGACAGAATGATAGCCAGCATTATGCGTAACAGGGCGAAAAAAATAGCCATGGAAGAAGTATTGAACACCTCCCTGTCGGCGGAGGAACTGCAACAGATACTCGGCAAGCCCAAATATAGCAGCGATCTGTACAAGGCAGTAAATACTCCCGGTGTAGCCGTGGGACTGGCGTGGACCTATGTGGGTGGAGATATTCTGTTTATTGAAGCCAGCCTGAGCGATGGCAAGGGAGATCTTAGCTTAACAGGTAACCTGGGAAACGTGATGAAAGAAAGCGCTACTACCGCTTTAAGCTACCTGAAGTCGCATGCAGCTCAATATAATATAGATCCTGCTGTTTTCGGCAAAAAAAGCATACATATACATGTTCCGGAAGGAGCAACTCCGAAGGATGGCCCCAGCGCAGGTATTACCATGATGACCGCTATTGCGTCGGCGCTGACAGGCAAAAAAATCAAGCCCTTCCTGGCCATGACCGGAGAAATAACTTTACGCGGGCAGGTATTGCCGGTTGGTGGTATCAAGGAAAAGATACTGGCGGCTAAACGCGCCGGACTTAAAGAAATTATCCTGTGCGCACAAAACGAAAAAGATGTAGCGGAGGTAGAAGCATCTTTTATTAAAGGATTAAAATTTCATTACGTAGACAAGATGGAGGAAGTGCTTACCATAGCGCTGCAAAACAAATAA
- a CDS encoding porin family protein: protein MTNRVFIIAVVALFSTLSVKAQFHIGVKAGVNAGKITGKSFKEEFNYSYLAGGFAEIGLGDKFSINPEVLFSQTTATTDTSFTNTLPNFKNDQLKAKLNYLSIPILVNMRLFGPLHIEAGPQFGIIMNKDKKLLDNGKDAFKKGDFSMVGGASLHISAFRVAARYVIGLSDVSQVTNQDQWKNQALQLSVGVAF, encoded by the coding sequence ATGACCAACCGTGTCTTTATCATTGCTGTAGTAGCCTTATTCTCCACCCTGTCCGTTAAGGCCCAGTTTCATATTGGTGTAAAAGCGGGTGTTAACGCCGGAAAAATTACCGGTAAAAGCTTTAAGGAAGAGTTTAACTATAGCTACCTTGCGGGTGGATTTGCCGAAATTGGCCTGGGCGACAAATTCAGCATTAACCCTGAGGTGCTGTTTTCGCAAACAACGGCTACTACCGACACCTCATTTACGAATACCCTTCCTAACTTTAAAAACGACCAGTTAAAAGCCAAGCTCAACTACCTGTCTATCCCTATTTTGGTTAATATGCGCCTGTTTGGCCCTTTACATATTGAAGCGGGTCCGCAATTTGGCATTATCATGAATAAAGATAAAAAGTTGCTCGATAACGGTAAGGACGCCTTTAAAAAAGGCGATTTCTCCATGGTGGGCGGCGCCAGCCTTCATATCAGCGCGTTTAGAGTAGCGGCCCGCTATGTAATAGGGCTCAGCGACGTAAGCCAGGTAACCAATCAGGACCAATGGAAAAACCAGGCGCTCCAGCTAAGCGTGGGAGTAGCTTTTTAA
- a CDS encoding ParA family protein gives MAKIIGVANQKGGVGKTTTAINLAASFAVLEYRTLLVDADPQANSTTGVGFDLQNITQSLYDCMANQTPAQNVILKSDIPNLDLIPSHIDLVGAEIEMINYPNRETVLKEILAAVQDNYDFIVIDCSPSLGLITVNALTAAQSVVVPVQCEFFALEGLGKLLNTIKIVQSRLNMDLKIEGILMTMYDARLRLCNQVVNEVRRHFDELVFSTIIHRNSKLSEAPSFGKPVILYDGNSKGSVNYLNLAKEILQKNNLTKIPNEEKILE, from the coding sequence ATGGCAAAAATAATTGGAGTTGCAAACCAAAAAGGTGGTGTAGGTAAAACCACAACTGCTATAAACCTGGCTGCCAGTTTTGCAGTGCTGGAATATAGAACGTTGCTGGTAGATGCTGATCCACAGGCAAATAGCACCACGGGGGTGGGTTTTGATCTGCAAAATATAACGCAGAGCCTCTACGACTGTATGGCCAATCAAACCCCGGCTCAAAACGTTATACTGAAAAGCGACATTCCCAACCTGGATCTGATTCCTTCGCATATTGACCTGGTGGGAGCTGAAATAGAAATGATCAATTATCCCAACAGGGAAACGGTGCTGAAGGAAATTCTGGCGGCGGTACAGGATAATTATGATTTTATCGTGATCGATTGCTCTCCGTCCTTAGGCTTAATCACCGTAAATGCTTTAACTGCTGCCCAGTCGGTGGTAGTGCCGGTTCAATGTGAGTTTTTTGCCCTGGAGGGACTAGGAAAGTTATTGAATACTATTAAGATCGTACAAAGCCGCCTTAATATGGATCTGAAGATTGAGGGGATATTGATGACTATGTATGATGCCCGTCTGCGTTTATGCAACCAGGTGGTGAACGAGGTACGCCGGCATTTTGATGAATTAGTGTTTAGCACGATTATTCATCGGAATTCCAAACTGAGCGAGGCGCCCAGCTTTGGCAAGCCGGTAATTTTGTACGATGGCAATAGTAAGGGCTCGGTTAACTACTTAAACCTGGCTAAAGAGATCTTACAAAAGAATAACCTTACAAAAATTCCAAACGAGGAGAAAATATTAGAATAA
- a CDS encoding glycoside hydrolase family 3 N-terminal domain-containing protein, giving the protein MSITSYRLTCSCLLLFACIVSVHGQQYIYKDNTQPVEKRVADLLARMTPEEKFWQLFMIPGDLDDAGPNQYKNGLFGFQVSAKAKGDAAGQLLSYNTQEDATKVIRKINSIQKYFVEQTRLGIPMIAFDEALHGLVRSQSTAFPQAIALAATWDTAMVHRVASDIASQVKERGIRQILSPVVNIASDVRWGRTEETYGEDPYLTSAMGVAFMSAFEQKGIITTPKHFVANVGDGGRDSYPIHFNERFLREIHFPPFIDAIKKAGARSIMTAYNSLDGTAASSNHWLLIDKLKKKWGFKGFVISDANAVGGEAVLHYTAKDYEESGAHAINGGLDVIFQTDYEHHKLFMPAFLNGKIDQSRIDDAVSRVLRAKFELGLFENPYIPETSNNLQLLRQGKATALEAARKSFVLLKNEQRVLPLSKNIQSLAIIGTDAIEARLGGYAGEGFKKINMLDAIKEKLGNKTQVYYAEGVDRQDSSYRVISGQYLSNNGKPGLKAEYFSGRDMSGKPSVVRTDAAIDFLWTLYAPDAKLNRDFYAARWTGTLTAPRTGNYKIGIEGNDGYRLYINDQLLVDQWQKLSYHTTLKNYSFEAGKKYTIKVEFYETNGNGGIRLAWDEGKPDNTSQKIKDAVAAAQKADVAVIVAGITEGEFLDRAMLSLPGKQEALIQAIAAIGKPVVVLLVGGSAITMQPWADQVKAIGHTWYGGEEGGRAVADVLFGDYNPAGRLPITFPVHEAQLPLVYNHKPTGRGDDYNNLSGQPLFPFGFGLSYTQFEYSNLVLDKKQIKPSDSIRIQLTVKNTGTRDGDEVVQLYLRDELASVARPVMELKGFQRIHLKGGQSRQLSFVVCPEHLSMLDKDLRPVIEPGSFRIMIGASSKDIRLREAFEVK; this is encoded by the coding sequence ATGAGCATTACGAGTTACCGGCTTACCTGTTCCTGCCTCTTACTATTCGCATGTATTGTTAGTGTACATGGCCAGCAATATATATACAAAGACAACACCCAACCCGTTGAAAAAAGGGTTGCCGATCTTTTAGCACGCATGACGCCGGAAGAGAAATTCTGGCAGCTCTTCATGATTCCGGGCGACCTGGATGATGCAGGCCCAAATCAATATAAAAACGGTTTATTCGGCTTCCAGGTAAGTGCCAAAGCAAAAGGCGATGCAGCTGGCCAATTGCTTAGCTACAATACACAGGAAGATGCCACTAAGGTGATCCGGAAAATCAACAGCATTCAAAAATATTTCGTTGAGCAAACCCGGCTGGGCATTCCTATGATTGCATTTGATGAAGCACTACATGGTTTGGTAAGAAGCCAGTCTACCGCTTTTCCCCAGGCAATAGCCCTTGCTGCCACCTGGGACACAGCAATGGTACACCGTGTAGCATCTGATATTGCCAGCCAGGTAAAAGAAAGAGGTATCCGGCAAATATTGTCGCCTGTAGTAAACATAGCCTCCGATGTTCGCTGGGGACGCACGGAAGAAACTTATGGCGAGGACCCCTATCTTACCAGCGCCATGGGTGTGGCTTTTATGAGCGCCTTTGAGCAAAAAGGTATCATCACCACGCCCAAGCACTTCGTGGCCAATGTAGGCGATGGAGGCCGGGATAGTTACCCCATCCATTTTAATGAGCGTTTCCTGCGTGAGATCCACTTTCCCCCTTTTATTGACGCTATTAAGAAAGCGGGCGCCCGGTCTATAATGACAGCTTATAATTCGCTTGACGGAACCGCAGCCTCATCTAATCATTGGCTATTGATTGATAAACTTAAAAAAAAATGGGGCTTTAAAGGATTTGTTATTTCAGATGCCAATGCGGTGGGTGGTGAAGCCGTATTGCATTATACAGCCAAAGATTATGAAGAAAGCGGCGCTCATGCTATTAACGGCGGACTGGACGTGATCTTTCAAACCGACTACGAACATCATAAATTATTCATGCCCGCCTTTTTAAATGGTAAGATCGACCAGTCCCGTATAGACGATGCGGTATCACGGGTATTGCGCGCCAAGTTTGAGCTGGGACTTTTTGAAAACCCCTATATACCCGAAACATCCAATAATCTGCAGCTGCTTCGGCAGGGTAAGGCAACCGCTTTGGAAGCGGCCCGTAAATCGTTTGTATTACTTAAAAACGAACAGCGCGTATTGCCGCTATCTAAAAACATACAATCACTGGCAATTATTGGAACCGATGCCATAGAAGCCCGGCTGGGAGGCTATGCAGGGGAAGGCTTTAAAAAGATCAACATGCTGGACGCAATTAAAGAGAAACTGGGTAATAAGACACAGGTATATTATGCAGAAGGTGTTGACCGACAGGATAGCAGCTACCGGGTGATTTCAGGACAATATTTATCTAATAATGGAAAGCCGGGCCTGAAAGCGGAATATTTTTCAGGACGAGATATGTCAGGAAAACCCAGCGTGGTAAGAACCGATGCTGCAATTGACTTTTTATGGACACTGTATGCTCCTGATGCGAAACTGAATCGCGACTTTTATGCGGCGCGCTGGACCGGTACTTTAACAGCTCCAAGAACAGGTAATTATAAAATAGGCATTGAAGGCAACGATGGTTACCGGCTTTATATTAATGACCAGCTGCTGGTAGATCAATGGCAAAAGCTATCTTATCATACTACATTAAAAAATTACAGCTTCGAGGCCGGTAAAAAATATACTATTAAAGTAGAATTTTATGAAACCAATGGCAATGGAGGCATCCGGCTGGCATGGGATGAGGGCAAGCCGGATAATACCTCGCAAAAAATAAAGGATGCGGTGGCGGCAGCGCAAAAAGCAGATGTGGCCGTTATTGTAGCAGGCATTACCGAAGGCGAGTTCCTGGACAGGGCGATGCTTAGTTTGCCCGGCAAACAGGAAGCCTTAATACAGGCAATAGCGGCTATCGGCAAACCGGTTGTAGTGTTATTGGTAGGCGGAAGCGCCATTACTATGCAACCATGGGCCGATCAAGTAAAAGCCATTGGCCATACCTGGTATGGGGGTGAAGAAGGTGGAAGAGCCGTTGCCGATGTGCTCTTTGGAGATTACAATCCGGCAGGACGATTACCCATTACTTTTCCGGTGCATGAAGCGCAACTACCGCTAGTTTACAACCATAAGCCAACAGGACGGGGTGATGATTACAATAATCTTTCAGGACAACCCCTGTTTCCATTTGGTTTTGGACTCAGCTATACCCAATTCGAATACAGCAACCTGGTGTTGGATAAAAAGCAGATCAAACCATCAGATAGTATCCGCATTCAACTCACTGTAAAAAATACCGGCACAAGGGATGGCGACGAGGTTGTTCAGCTATACCTGCGCGACGAATTAGCTTCTGTGG
- a CDS encoding metallophosphoesterase, which yields MRNGPFWWILIVAMILIDLYVFFSVRSLFVSSTKGRFIFTVAYWAFSAIALILLIFVLPYFQASEQHKALRSILFVLVFALFLGKLIGALFFFVDDLRRAVQWIAGKIFSPNNEISEIAGTTGDRISRSSFLTWLGIISGGTMFSSFIYGLSNKYNYQVKNIKIPFANLPAAFKGLKIVHISDIHTGSFTNYKAVNKGIDLILSQNPDLILFTGDLVNNKSDEVGEYQKIFGRLKAPMGVYSVLGNHDYGDYVQWKTQTEKAENLDALKKIHADMGWRLLLDEHLPLEKDNATIGLVGVQNISGRGSFHSYGSLAKAMQGAGNYPFKILMSHDPSHWDTEVSTKFTDVDLTLSGHTHGMQFGVEIPGFRWSPVQYVYKHWAGLYEQQQQKLYVNRGFGFIGYPGRVGILPEITVIELA from the coding sequence ATGCGCAATGGGCCTTTCTGGTGGATACTTATAGTTGCCATGATACTGATCGATTTGTACGTGTTCTTTTCTGTTCGGTCACTGTTTGTTTCCAGCACCAAAGGCCGGTTTATTTTTACGGTGGCTTATTGGGCTTTTTCAGCAATTGCGCTCATTTTACTAATATTCGTGCTACCCTATTTCCAGGCCAGCGAGCAACATAAGGCGCTGAGAAGCATTCTTTTTGTGTTGGTATTTGCGTTGTTCCTGGGCAAATTAATAGGAGCATTATTCTTCTTTGTAGACGACCTGCGCAGGGCGGTGCAATGGATCGCCGGCAAAATATTTTCCCCTAACAATGAAATTAGTGAGATTGCAGGTACAACCGGTGACCGTATATCCAGATCGTCATTCCTGACCTGGCTGGGCATTATCTCCGGCGGTACCATGTTTTCTTCTTTTATTTATGGCCTGAGCAACAAATACAATTACCAGGTAAAGAATATAAAAATCCCCTTTGCCAACCTCCCCGCTGCTTTTAAGGGTTTAAAAATTGTGCACATTTCCGATATCCATACAGGCAGCTTCACCAATTATAAGGCAGTAAACAAAGGCATTGATCTTATTTTGAGCCAGAACCCCGACCTGATATTATTTACCGGAGACCTGGTAAATAACAAAAGTGATGAAGTGGGTGAATACCAGAAAATATTTGGCCGCCTCAAAGCTCCAATGGGCGTTTACTCGGTATTGGGGAATCACGATTATGGCGACTATGTACAATGGAAAACGCAAACCGAGAAAGCTGAAAACCTGGATGCACTGAAAAAGATACACGCGGATATGGGTTGGCGGCTGTTATTGGATGAGCACCTGCCCCTGGAAAAGGACAATGCTACCATTGGCCTGGTTGGAGTACAAAACATCAGCGGCCGGGGCAGTTTCCACAGCTATGGAAGCCTTGCCAAAGCCATGCAGGGGGCAGGCAATTACCCATTCAAGATACTGATGAGCCACGACCCCTCACATTGGGATACCGAAGTAAGTACAAAATTCACCGATGTCGACCTCACCTTAAGCGGTCATACCCACGGCATGCAATTTGGCGTTGAAATTCCCGGTTTCAGGTGGAGCCCGGTACAATATGTATATAAACATTGGGCCGGCTTATATGAACAGCAGCAACAAAAACTTTATGTGAACCGTGGATTCGGCTTCATAGGGTATCCTGGCAGGGTGGGTATCCTTCCGGAAATTACGGTAATCGAACTGGCGTAG